In the genome of Sorangium aterium, one region contains:
- a CDS encoding cyclase family protein yields the protein MRTLISTVILLAAHSAGCAAEQAGARGDTSAGAGASAVRLPEGARLVDLTYPFDDKTIYWPTATTGFAHETVHHGKTEGGYFYSAYTLCAPEHGGTHLDAPIHFAEGKTTADAVPLSRLVGPAVVVDVSAAAARDSDYLVNLADIEAFERAHGAIEPRTIVLIRTGWGARWPDKKRYLGDDRPGHAEALHFPGIGEDAARALVARNVGAVGIDTASIDNGPSKDFITHRVLLGADIPAFENVASMESLPPRGALVIALPMKIRAGSGGPLRIVAVLPR from the coding sequence ATGCGAACGTTGATCTCGACGGTTATCTTGCTCGCCGCGCACTCGGCGGGCTGCGCGGCGGAGCAGGCCGGAGCGCGGGGCGACACCTCTGCCGGCGCCGGCGCGAGCGCCGTCCGCCTGCCCGAGGGCGCGCGGCTCGTCGACCTGACCTATCCCTTCGACGACAAGACCATTTACTGGCCCACGGCGACGACCGGCTTTGCCCACGAGACGGTGCACCACGGCAAGACCGAGGGCGGCTACTTCTACTCCGCATACACGCTCTGCGCGCCGGAGCATGGCGGCACGCACCTCGACGCGCCCATCCACTTCGCCGAGGGCAAAACGACCGCAGACGCCGTGCCCCTGTCGCGCCTCGTCGGCCCCGCGGTGGTGGTGGACGTGTCGGCCGCCGCGGCCAGGGACAGCGACTACCTCGTGAACCTGGCGGACATCGAGGCGTTCGAGCGGGCGCACGGCGCCATCGAGCCGCGCACCATCGTGCTGATCCGGACGGGCTGGGGCGCGCGCTGGCCTGACAAGAAGAGGTATCTCGGCGACGATCGACCTGGCCACGCCGAGGCGCTGCACTTCCCCGGCATCGGCGAGGACGCCGCGCGGGCGCTCGTCGCGCGGAACGTGGGCGCGGTCGGCATCGATACGGCGAGCATCGACAACGGCCCGTCGAAGGATTTCATCACCCATCGGGTGCTGCTCGGGGCGGATATCCCCGCGTTCGAGAACGTCGCCTCGATGGAGTCGCTGCCTCCGCGGGGCGCGCTCGTCATCGCGCTCCCGATGAAGATCCGCGCCGGCTCCGGCGGGCCGCTGCGCATCGTGGCCGTGCTGCCCCGCTGA
- a CDS encoding TetR/AcrR family transcriptional regulator C-terminal domain-containing protein, whose protein sequence is MRLRREQVVATALRLLNDVGLDALTMRRLGQELEVQAATLYWHIKNKEELLDAMAEAMLAGCAESVPVALSGMERAADMGERLRRALLAHRDGARVFAGTYVAQDNTLRVSEVLIGALSDAGLSPRAAAWGCWSIVYYVIGFALEEQALVVRPGADRGKADPALFREAVERGAYPHLAAALPHLLSADTDARFRYGLELILKGLEAELEAAPRPSESRSSPRAGAKKRAPRRSG, encoded by the coding sequence ATGCGGCTACGACGTGAGCAGGTCGTCGCGACGGCGCTGCGTCTCCTGAACGACGTCGGGCTCGATGCGCTGACGATGCGCCGGCTCGGGCAGGAGCTGGAGGTCCAGGCGGCGACGCTCTACTGGCACATCAAGAACAAGGAGGAGCTGCTCGACGCGATGGCGGAGGCCATGCTGGCGGGCTGCGCGGAGAGCGTGCCGGTAGCGCTCTCGGGGATGGAGCGCGCGGCGGACATGGGCGAGCGGCTCCGCCGGGCGCTCCTCGCGCACCGCGACGGGGCGCGGGTGTTCGCGGGGACCTACGTCGCGCAGGACAACACGCTGCGGGTCTCGGAGGTGCTGATCGGCGCGCTGAGCGACGCCGGTCTCTCCCCGCGCGCCGCGGCGTGGGGGTGCTGGTCGATCGTGTACTACGTGATCGGCTTCGCCCTCGAGGAGCAGGCCCTGGTGGTCCGCCCGGGAGCGGACCGCGGCAAGGCCGATCCAGCGCTCTTCCGCGAGGCGGTGGAGCGAGGAGCTTACCCGCACCTCGCGGCGGCGCTCCCGCACCTCCTGAGCGCCGACACGGACGCGCGGTTCCGGTACGGGCTGGAGCTCATCCTCAAGGGACTTGAAGCGGAGCTCGAAGCGGCGCCGCGACCGAGCGAGTCCAGGAGCTCGCCGCGCGCCGGAGCCAAGAAGCGGGCGCCCCGCCGGAGCGGCTGA
- a CDS encoding FAD-dependent monooxygenase, with protein sequence MSVQNDVVVVGGGPVGMLLASELALAKVRVRVLEQRRTRTEQSRALTVHPRSLEILDQRGIVDRFQRRGVPMPAGHFAWLDTSLDFSRLDTRHPYTLWLAQAQTEALLEERARELGAEIQRGYSVVEVTESEGEVALRVEGPEGQVEERARYVVGCDGARSAVRRSSGIGFPGTETTVTAILGDVELDEPPARPFRHTCSRGSVLAAPLPPGDHEGVYRFVVFDPERAHVPTSEPVTLGELESGVARIVGRGFGMRDPRWLSRFGNATRVAERYRRGRVLLAGDAAHIHFPAGGQGLNVGLQDAMNLGWKLAAEVNGWAPPRLLDSYHDERHPVGLAVGRNTEVQTKLGDVSEAGLALRKMMSDLLAMEPVNRRISELVSALDVAYPPGDTAAAHPWVGRRAPDRALVTDRGAARLYELLPTGRFVLLDLTGAVDLREAGAAWSDRVDVVRATAAPESDLAALDALLVRPDGHVAWASDAARRATCLADLRGALESWCGPA encoded by the coding sequence ATGTCGGTGCAAAATGATGTCGTGGTGGTTGGCGGTGGTCCGGTAGGGATGTTGCTGGCTTCGGAGCTCGCGCTCGCGAAGGTCCGGGTCCGCGTGCTGGAGCAGCGGCGGACGCGCACCGAGCAATCGCGCGCGCTCACGGTGCACCCGAGGAGCCTGGAGATCCTCGATCAGCGCGGGATCGTGGACCGCTTCCAGCGCCGGGGTGTGCCGATGCCGGCAGGGCACTTCGCGTGGCTCGACACCTCGCTCGACTTCTCGCGCCTCGACACGCGGCACCCGTACACGCTGTGGCTGGCCCAGGCCCAGACGGAGGCGCTCCTGGAGGAGCGGGCCCGGGAGCTGGGCGCCGAGATCCAGCGCGGTTATTCGGTCGTCGAGGTCACGGAGAGCGAAGGCGAGGTCGCCTTGCGGGTCGAAGGCCCCGAGGGGCAGGTCGAGGAGCGCGCGCGTTACGTGGTGGGGTGCGACGGAGCGAGGAGCGCCGTGCGGCGCTCGAGCGGCATCGGGTTTCCGGGCACGGAGACGACAGTGACGGCCATCCTGGGCGATGTGGAGCTCGACGAGCCTCCGGCCAGGCCGTTCAGGCACACGTGCTCGCGCGGCTCCGTGCTGGCGGCCCCGCTTCCACCCGGCGATCACGAGGGCGTCTATCGCTTCGTCGTGTTCGACCCGGAGCGGGCTCATGTGCCCACGTCCGAGCCGGTCACGCTCGGGGAGCTCGAGAGCGGCGTCGCGAGGATCGTCGGGAGGGGCTTCGGGATGCGCGATCCGCGGTGGCTGTCGCGCTTCGGCAATGCGACGCGGGTCGCCGAGCGGTACCGGCGTGGGCGGGTCCTGCTCGCGGGCGACGCGGCGCACATCCACTTTCCCGCCGGCGGCCAGGGGCTCAACGTCGGACTGCAAGACGCGATGAACCTCGGATGGAAGCTCGCTGCCGAGGTGAACGGCTGGGCGCCGCCCCGCCTCCTGGACAGCTATCATGACGAGCGCCACCCCGTGGGCCTGGCCGTGGGGCGCAACACGGAGGTTCAAACGAAGCTCGGCGACGTCTCGGAGGCGGGGCTGGCGCTCCGAAAGATGATGAGCGACTTGCTCGCCATGGAGCCCGTCAATCGGCGGATCTCCGAGCTCGTGAGCGCGCTGGATGTCGCGTATCCGCCCGGCGACACGGCGGCGGCCCACCCCTGGGTCGGCAGGCGGGCGCCCGATCGCGCGCTCGTGACGGACCGCGGCGCCGCGCGGCTGTACGAGCTGCTCCCCACGGGCCGGTTCGTCCTGCTCGACCTCACCGGTGCGGTCGATCTCCGGGAGGCAGGCGCGGCGTGGAGCGATCGCGTCGACGTCGTCCGCGCGACGGCCGCGCCGGAGAGCGATCTCGCCGCCCTCGATGCGCTCCTGGTGAGGCCGGACGGGCACGTCGCGTGGGCGAGCGACGCCGCCCGACGGGCGACGTGCCTCGCCGATCTGAGGGGCGCGCTCGAGTCCTGGTGCGGGCCCGCGTGA
- a CDS encoding LLM class flavin-dependent oxidoreductase — translation MTVPHRPGKLHLNAFLMTIGHHESAWRYPESNLTGTWDVAHYQHLARVAERAKFDSIFFGDGPALQGDIRYRPVGRLDPTALLPALAVVTERIGLVATASTTYNEPYNLARRFATIDHISGGRAGWNIVTTAGSDAAQNFGLDEVPEHRHRYERAAEFVDVCLQLWDSWEDDFLIGDREKGRFADGDKIHRIDHEGRFFRVRGPLNVPRTPQGHPLLVQAGSSEDGREFAAQYAEAVFTAQQTLAEGQAFYADLKRRVAAYGRRPALVKILPGIVPVLGGTEEEARRRENELAELQVPAYGLKQLSGLIGVELTESDLDRPLPPVVDVTAVRGMQSRFALVTDLARRENLTVRQLLSRLGGGRGHRTFTGTPEQVAETIEEWFTQGAADGFNVMPPLLPSGLEAFAEHVVPILQRRGLFRTEYEGTTLRDHYGLPRPENRFAARRAAGDQVAAAAPAR, via the coding sequence GTGACCGTGCCCCACCGACCCGGCAAGCTGCACCTCAACGCGTTCCTGATGACGATAGGACACCACGAGTCGGCGTGGCGGTACCCGGAGAGCAACCTGACCGGCACGTGGGACGTGGCGCACTACCAGCACCTCGCCCGCGTCGCCGAGCGGGCGAAGTTCGACTCGATCTTCTTCGGCGACGGCCCGGCGCTGCAGGGCGACATCCGGTACCGGCCCGTGGGTCGGCTCGACCCGACGGCGCTGCTGCCGGCGTTGGCCGTGGTGACCGAGCGGATCGGGCTCGTGGCGACGGCCTCGACCACCTACAACGAGCCTTACAACCTGGCCCGCCGCTTCGCCACGATAGACCACATCAGCGGGGGCCGCGCCGGGTGGAACATCGTCACCACCGCGGGCAGCGACGCGGCCCAGAACTTCGGGCTGGACGAGGTGCCGGAGCACCGGCACCGGTACGAGCGCGCGGCCGAGTTCGTCGACGTGTGCCTCCAGCTGTGGGACAGCTGGGAAGACGACTTCCTGATCGGCGACAGGGAAAAAGGGCGCTTCGCGGACGGCGACAAGATCCACCGCATCGACCATGAGGGCCGGTTCTTCCGCGTGCGCGGTCCGCTCAACGTGCCGCGCACGCCGCAGGGTCACCCGCTCCTCGTCCAGGCCGGCTCCTCGGAGGACGGCAGGGAGTTCGCCGCCCAGTACGCCGAGGCGGTGTTCACCGCGCAGCAGACGCTGGCCGAGGGGCAGGCGTTCTACGCGGACCTCAAGCGGAGGGTCGCCGCGTATGGACGGAGGCCGGCGCTCGTGAAGATCCTCCCGGGGATCGTGCCAGTCCTGGGCGGCACCGAGGAGGAGGCCCGCCGGCGCGAGAACGAGCTGGCCGAGCTCCAGGTGCCCGCCTACGGCCTGAAGCAGCTGTCCGGCCTGATCGGCGTCGAGCTGACGGAATCGGACCTGGACAGGCCGCTTCCTCCCGTCGTCGACGTGACGGCGGTGCGGGGGATGCAGAGCCGCTTCGCGCTCGTCACCGACCTCGCGCGACGGGAGAACCTCACCGTGCGGCAGCTGCTCTCGCGCCTCGGGGGCGGCCGCGGACACCGCACGTTCACCGGTACACCGGAGCAGGTGGCGGAGACGATCGAGGAGTGGTTCACGCAGGGGGCAGCGGACGGCTTCAACGTGATGCCGCCGCTGCTCCCCTCCGGCCTGGAGGCGTTCGCGGAGCACGTGGTGCCCATCCTGCAGCGGCGCGGCCTGTTCCGTACGGAGTACGAGGGCACGACGCTGCGGGACCACTACGGGCTCCCCCGGCCGGAGAACCGGTTCGCGGCCCGCCGAGCGGCCGGCGACCAGGTCGCCGCCGCCGCGCCGGCGCGCTGA
- a CDS encoding tautomerase family protein, producing MAQVKIYGIKEKLNPVKEALSRVIHACVMEALQMPQDKRAHRFFPMESEDMLAPGGRTDAYTIIEISMITGRSVETKKKLVRLLFDKIRDEVGIDHQDIEICISESPPHDWGFRGMHGDEVKLNYKINL from the coding sequence ATGGCTCAGGTGAAGATCTACGGAATCAAGGAGAAGCTCAATCCGGTGAAGGAGGCCCTGTCGAGGGTGATCCACGCCTGCGTCATGGAGGCGCTGCAGATGCCGCAGGACAAGCGGGCGCATCGCTTCTTCCCGATGGAGAGCGAGGACATGCTGGCGCCGGGCGGGCGCACAGACGCCTATACGATCATCGAGATATCGATGATCACCGGGCGCAGCGTGGAGACGAAGAAGAAGCTCGTGCGGCTGCTGTTCGACAAGATCCGGGATGAGGTGGGGATCGACCACCAGGACATCGAGATATGCATCTCGGAGTCGCCGCCCCACGACTGGGGGTTTCGCGGGATGCACGGCGACGAGGTCAAGCTGAACTACAAGATCAACCTCTAG